The Arachis hypogaea cultivar Tifrunner chromosome 19, arahy.Tifrunner.gnm2.J5K5, whole genome shotgun sequence genome has a window encoding:
- the LOC112779278 gene encoding serine carboxypeptidase-like 50, with product MDSFIFFLISIVISLCFCFTLQAHVLPSSNSNNPFPEEAHPTKSGYLPVATTSSSAIFYALYEAQNSTLPLSRTPLLIWLQGGPGTSSMLGNLYAVGPWRITESITLEPNPGAWNKFFGVLFLDNPIGTGFSIASSPQEIPTNQEGISKHLYVAITTFLRLDPVYKHRPIYIVGQSYGGKYASTTGNYILKRNAQLHASKRVNLVGVAIGNGIIEAVTQSRTLPANAYYVGLINERQKSELEKTAGGRLQGKLQNMSGLATLYDYTRKDHLYHYQDWINQFMNIAEVKKALGVNESQVFKVSSNDIRAAFRGDIMKSVKFRVEGLLRSNAIRVLLYQGQYDLIAGPVQTEAWVNTMKWEGIVEYVNAERKIWKVNGELAGYVQQWKSLTNVVVLGAGHLMPADQPLNAKAMIEDWVLQKGIFGNSPSFKF from the coding sequence ATGGAttccttcatcttcttccttaTCTCCATTGTTATCTCCTTGTGCTTCTGCTTCACCCTTCAAGCCCATGTCTTACCTTCTTCAAACTCCAACAATCCATTCCCCGAAGAAGCTCACCCCACCAAATCTGGTTACCTTCCAGTAGCTACCACGTCTTCTTCTGCAATCTTCTATGCTTTATATGAAGCTCAAAACTCAACCTTACCTCTCTCCAGAACCCCACTTCTCATTTGGCTCCAAGGTGGCCCTGGAACCTCCTCCATGCTTGGCAACCTCTATGCGGTTGGACCATGGCGTATCACAGAATCCATCACCCTTGAACCCAACCCTGGTGCTTGGAACAAGTTCTTTGGCGTTCTCTTTCTTGATAACCCCATTGGCACTGGATTCAGTATAGCCTCATCACCTCAAGAGATCCCAACAAATCAAGAAGGTATTTCCAAACACCTTTATGTTGCTATTACAACGTTTCTTCGACTTGATCCTGTTTACAAACACCGCCCTATTTATATTGTTGGCCAAAGTTATGGAGGAAAGTATGCGTCTACAACTGGAAATTACATATTGAAAAGAAATGCACAGTTGCATGCTTCTAAAAGAGTGAATCTTGTTGGTGTGGCTATCGGGAATGGAATAATTGAGGCAGTGACCCAATCACGCACGCTTCCGGCTAATGCTTATTATGTGGGTCTGATCAATGAGAGGCAAAAAAGTGAGTTGGAGAAGACTGCAGGGGGAAGACTCCAGGGGAAGTTGCAAAACATGTCAGGGCTGGCTACTTTGTATGATTACACAAGGAAAGATCATCTTTATCACTATCAAGATTGGATTAATCAATTCATGAATATAGCTGAAGTGAAGAAGGCATTGGGAGTGAACGAATCACAAGTCTTTAAAGTGTCCAGTAATGATATTAGAGCAGCGTTCCGAGGTGATATAATGAAGAGTGTCAAGTTTAGGGTAGAAGGGTTGTTGAGGAGCAATGCTATTAGGGTGTTGTTGTACCAAGGTCAATATGATTTGATTGCTGGTCCGGTGCAAACTGAGGCATGGGTGAATACTATGAAATGGGAAGGGATTGTGGAGTATGTGAATGCAGAGAGGAAGATATGGAAGGTGAATGGAGAGCTTGCTGGGTATGTCCAACAATGGAAGTCACTCACCAATGTTGTGGTCTTGGGTGCTGGCCATCTTATGCCTGCTGACCAGCCTTTGAATGCTAAAGCAATGATTGAAGATTGGGTCTTGCAAAAGGGTATATTTGGAAATTCGCCTTCTTTTAAGTTTTGA